Proteins co-encoded in one Chitinivibrio alkaliphilus ACht1 genomic window:
- a CDS encoding TIGR01212 family radical SAM protein (This family includes YhcC from E. coli K-12, an uncharacterized radical SAM protein.) → MSLPYRTYRQYLKERFGMPVVKVPINGGFSCPHMQGASGGCFFCDNTVFSPVAQRVSTDVARELHESCRRLARRHKKKTSFIAYLQPYTNTYAPQPVLEELYEALLGVPDVVGLAVGTRPDAFTHELYAYLGTLAQRAYISVELGLQSAHDTTLARINRGHTFDDFVNSVEALHAQGVEVVAHLMVGLPGETREQVLDTARRVGQLPVAGVKIHQLMIVRNTPFEKLYQAGEIAPVSLDEYGALLIEMMRVLPRSMVYHRIMADTPRHDNTLCAPLWSYDKHKSLAFLQDKISRNLNVPPGF, encoded by the coding sequence ATGAGCCTTCCCTATCGCACCTATCGGCAGTATCTCAAAGAACGCTTTGGAATGCCTGTTGTTAAGGTCCCTATCAACGGGGGGTTCTCTTGTCCGCATATGCAGGGGGCATCCGGAGGGTGTTTCTTCTGTGACAACACTGTTTTTAGCCCGGTGGCACAGCGCGTATCTACCGATGTTGCCCGGGAGCTGCATGAGTCCTGCCGTCGTCTGGCGCGGCGCCATAAAAAAAAGACATCCTTTATTGCATATTTGCAGCCCTATACCAACACCTATGCTCCGCAACCGGTATTGGAGGAGCTTTACGAGGCCCTTTTGGGGGTTCCCGATGTCGTGGGTCTTGCTGTGGGAACCCGTCCCGATGCTTTTACGCACGAGCTGTATGCCTATCTAGGAACGCTTGCGCAGCGCGCATATATCTCCGTTGAACTCGGCTTGCAAAGTGCCCACGATACAACCTTGGCGCGTATTAACCGGGGACACACCTTTGATGATTTTGTCAACTCCGTTGAAGCCTTGCACGCTCAAGGGGTTGAGGTGGTTGCGCATCTTATGGTAGGCCTTCCGGGAGAAACGCGCGAGCAGGTTCTGGATACAGCCCGCCGTGTCGGGCAGCTTCCTGTGGCAGGCGTAAAAATTCATCAGTTGATGATTGTTCGTAATACCCCCTTTGAAAAACTCTATCAAGCAGGGGAGATTGCGCCCGTCTCTCTAGATGAATATGGAGCTCTTCTGATTGAAATGATGCGTGTGCTTCCCCGTAGCATGGTGTATCATCGTATTATGGCTGATACGCCACGGCACGATAATACCCTCTGTGCACCTCTTTGGAGTTATGATAAGCATAAAAGCCTTGCGTTCTTGCAAGATAAAATTTCCAGGAATCTTAATGTGCCTCCCGGTTTCTAA
- the rpmA gene encoding 50S ribosomal protein L27 translates to MAHKKGQGSSSNGRDSNPKMLGVKAYGGQLVTAGSIIVRQKGTKIHPGQNVGIGSDNTLFAKAEGTVEFRTRKNKRKFVSIIPA, encoded by the coding sequence ATGGCACATAAAAAAGGTCAGGGTAGTTCCAGTAATGGACGCGATAGTAATCCGAAGATGCTCGGTGTAAAAGCCTACGGTGGACAGCTTGTTACTGCGGGCAGCATCATTGTTCGTCAAAAAGGTACCAAAATTCATCCTGGGCAAAATGTCGGTATTGGAAGTGACAATACTCTTTTTGCTAAAGCTGAAGGTACTGTTGAGTTCCGAACCCGCAAAAACAAGCGGAAGTTCGTTAGTATTATTCCCGCGTAA